Genomic window (Toxotes jaculatrix isolate fToxJac2 chromosome 10, fToxJac2.pri, whole genome shotgun sequence):
ACGAGGAAATTAATTAGTAAGTAAAAGCCTCAAGACTTGCGAAGGGAATGAAAGACTAAATCTGCTGGAAATAAAAAGGTAATCGGGACTTCAGTGATGTGATGAGACATTACAGCAATTGCACCCTTGTTCTTTAGGCAAAGAGAGCCGGACTTAAGCTGTTGAATAATTTTGTGACTGCAGAtccttttagattttttttccctcagatgTGCAGTTTGAAAGCCAATAGCTGCCGTCCGAAGAGGAAATTTTATCACTGCTTGTAATATATCACGCAGAACAACATGCTTATCCAAAATGCGACTTAAATATTTGCTGGCATCAAGGCGGAGAATTTAACACGGACTTTTGAACCCCATTACTTCATCTGCAGGGAAGATttaattttttcccccttttttgtggACTTGCTCACAGGaattgtcattttgtgtctatGCAGTTCCAgcattttttcctcctttcagtCCTCTTGAAAATGGACAGTTCCTCATATGAGTCATGTGTAAGACCAGTTTGCCGCTTGATAAGAGCCGCACGGATTTACACGGCTAAATCACTGTTGTGAGAAGATTCAGCATGTTTTCACAGATCTGTCGTCCCCAATGTTTCGTCCGCTGCAGTAGACCGGAGGATGTGCTCTGCCTGAGAAGAGTAAAATAGGCTAAGGCACTTGTTAGAATTATAGCTTTCACATCATGATATAATTTGCATACACAAGAGCTATTCGTCACCCAAACACTTTTCTGGACATTTCAATGAGATGATTCATTTGGAAcatttttgctcttttctcGTGCATTCTTGTGCGTAATTATCAAGATTTTTATTAGGCAGAGAAAAACTCAACAGGTACAATGCAAACCAAGGAAATGGAATTAATACAATTAATTGCTGTGttccttttattttgtgtcGGGGCTGAGGCTGTAATCAACCTGAAGTATGGAATAAACGAGGAAATGAAGCCCGGGTCAGTGATTGGAAACGTGACAAAGGACGCACTAAAGCAAGGATTTCAGATTGCACCGCAGCCCCCGTACTTAAGGGTGATTTCCAATTCAGAACCACGATGGGTGGAACTCAGTCCAGCCGGAATCCTTACAACCCAAATGAAAATAGATCGGGATGTAGTTTGTCGCCAGAACCCGAAGTGTATTATTTCCCTAGAAGTGATGTCAAACTCTATGGAGATCTGTGTCATCAAAGTTGAAATTGAGGATCTGAACGATAACGCACCCAGATTCCCAACGAGCCACATTGACATTGAAATTTCTGAGAATGCCTCCCCTGGTACCAGGTTTCCCCTAGAGGGGGCAAGCGATCCGGACTCGGGGATCTTTGGAGTGCAATCGTATTCCATCACCCCAAATGAGCTTTTCGGACTAGAAATAAAGACCAGAGGGGATGGGTCCAAAATTGCTGAGCTTGTTGTGCAAAAATCGTTAGACAGGGAGACACAGTCCCACTATACATATGAAATCAGTGCAGAAGATGGAGGAGACCCTCCAAAGATAGGCGCGGTCCAGTTAAATATCAAGGTAATTGATTCTAATGACAACAATCCTGTTTTTGACGAGCCGGTGTATACAGTTAATGTGATGGAGAATTCCCCTATCAATACTTTAGTCATAGACCTGAACGCAACGGATCCTGACGAGGGCACTAATGGAGAGGTTGTGTACTCGTTTAACAGTTACGTCACCGAGAAAACGAGGGATGCGTTTAAAATTGACCCCAGAACCGGGATCATCACTGTCAACGGTGTTTTGGATTATGAAACAACGCAGATATACGAGATCGACGTCCAGGCCAAAGATTTAGGTCCCAACTCTATCCCAGCTCACTGCAAAGTCACAGTGAATGTGATGGATACGAACGATAACCCACCTGTCATCAGTTTACTGTCGCTGAACACAGAGATGGTGGAAGTTAGTGAAAACGCGCAGCGTGGATATGTCATTGCGCTAGTCAGGGTGTCAGATAAGGATTCTGGGGCAAATGGCAAAGTGCAATGCAGGCTGCAGGGGAATGTGCCGTTCAGACTGCAAGAATATGAAAGCTTCTCCACTATACTAGTTGATGGCAGGCTGGACAGAGAGCAAAAGGACACATACAACCTGACCATCCAAGCGGAGGACAGTGGCATCCCTCCTTTACGCGCCACAAAATCCCTGGTAGTCAAAGTCACAGATGAAAATGACAACCCTCCTCACTTCCTCAAGCCACACTATCAAGAGATGGTGATGGAAAACAACCTCCCTGGTTCATGTCTGCTGGCAGTATCAGCTGAAGACCCAGACTTGGGGATGAATGGCACAGTTTCATACTCCATAGTCCCTGGTGAGATTAAGcacatggatgtaaacacatATGTCAGCATAAACCCATCAGGCCGCATTTACTCCATGAGATCATTCGACCATGAATACACCAGGACATTTGATTTCAAAGTTTTGGCCAGAGACAACGGTAATCCCTCTTTATCAAGTAATGCCACGGTGCGTATCGTGGTGTTGGATGTCAATGACAACACACCTGTTATGACAAACCCTCCTCTGGTTAATGGCACAGCGGAGGTTTCAATCCCAAGAAACACTGGGGTGGGTTACATGGTGACCCAGGTGAAAGCAGACGACTATGATGAGGGGGAGAACGGGCGGCTGACCTACACCATCTCAGAGGGGGACAGGGCTTTCTTTGAAATCGACCAGGTGAATGGAGAGGTGCGCTCCACCAGGATGTTTGGAGAAAATGCCAAATCCACCTACGAGATCACAGTGGTGGCGAGGGACCACGGCAagccctccctctctgcctcggCCTACATCGTGGTGTACCTCTCATCAGACCTGAACGCACAGGAGCCTATTGGACCTGTCAACCTGtccctcatcttcatcatcgcCCTGGGCTCTATCGCAGCTATCCTGTTTGTGACCATGATTTTTGTGGCGGTAAAGTGCAAGAGGGATAATAAGGAGATCCGGACATACAACTGCAGGTACTGACCaaatcttgtgtgtgtttttgtgtatgtgtgtgtccctatgagagagagagcgagcctGTGCGTGTGACCGTGATCGTGCCTGAAACTGCGAGTTGACAGTGCATTGCTTTTGTCATGCAGCATGTAGAGGCCCTACTGTGAGGACTGcagatttgggttttttttccccctacagCTGAAACTGTGATAGACCTAAATAAACCCGACTGCTTTAAATCAGACACATTATGCTGAGACCCACTGTTCCGTGTTAGGGAAAcgtgattgattgatttaatcCTTCCATTGTAACCAATTGACTCATAAATATGACGGTTCAACTGTCATGTTCAATTTGCTGGTGTGTTGCCGGACAATTAACGTCCCACTGGTTCAATAGCAGTCCCagacatttattatttaacGTCCACCATGGCTGATTGGCTGTTATCAGCTTTAATCTAGTGTGATTATGGACAGTCCTTCAGGGTTATTCAGATTtacctctgttttcttttcaccaaAGAATATCAGGAACACCtacaataaaatcaaataaaataaatatttatatatatatatatatttttgcagtttttgattTATAAAATCATAGGAGTCACATTATAGTCATTAACTACTTAGCTATTTTACTGGAAAGAAGCAGATTATTATTTTCAGGACAttgcatattttgttttgttcatcaATCTGAACATCAGTTCTGGCTTTGATTTCCCTGTGCCATATTACCGCTATAAATTTACATATAGATTGGATTTGAGAATTTAACCTGAAGCTATAATCATATTTTGCTCCAGACATAATTTTGTTGATTTGAAGTTAAGTTAGGCCGTTTTTCAAGCGTGTAGTCATAAAAAAATATTCGAAAACTCCCCCAGTATTGCTCAGATTTTTGTCTCAGCATTGTTCAggtattgtgttttttattccGATGTAATGTTTGTTTGAAATGCTTGAAGTgcttttcagcattttcttaATTACATCGCTTGGACATTGAAATTAATTGTGGTTCTCTTTCTAGTAGCTCTGAGGAAAATCCTGTCACACAGCATAATTACTCCAGTTTCAAGCATCACTCTACCTTTAGATTGTTAACAGTGAGAACTCACACCTGCTCAGCGCATACATACTTAAACTACACTAAATGTGTTGTTATTCAAGCCTGATTGGAAATAGAGGGAAGCCAGCATCCTCACATCTTGATCAAAACAGCTACTTTATGCAGTATCATATTTTTAATGTCAGTTATATGTTTTGTTCAGAGAAGAAACACTGATAGACAACAacaaattcaaaattcaaaactgCTCTCAGTACTTTTCTCTCCTAGTGTGAGCCACTCTCCCTGCTGGGTGCTTTAATCAGCACTGATGTGTTCAGATTCTCAGTCGCCACCTCGAATATGAGGAGCAGTTATCTCCAATTTATTGCTTGTCCTCTGTCAGTCTGCCTGACTCTGAAGATTTCCCCTCCCAGATTTCAATTTGGGCACAGAGTAGAGAGACAAcatgttaaaatgataaatgaaaaagaaatggagtATTTTCTACCCTTGCAGCTGCCCATTTGCTTTCCTCTGAATCAAGGGGGAGCAGAATGGGGGCGGGAGCTGTTTTCAAGATGCaatctaaaagaaaaatgaaaaagacaaactacAATGGTGCTTCTTAGCCAGTGTGATTTTAGAAGCGACAGAGGATTAGAGCTGCATTTTAGTGAGGAACAGAGGCCAGTGGGGGCTGGTATAGCAGAGACGTTCCAGACAAGACAACAGACAAGAACAGAGACATTCCAGATATTGCAATTTCATGGGTAACTATTGTTTTGTAGTGAGCTTTAATGGGAAATAAACCATATGCTGTATGCCGTAAGGTTAAAAATGGCCTCTTCCAGACTTTGAAGTAATGCagatcataaaaaaacatcacgAATTATATAGAGT
Coding sequences:
- the pcdh19 gene encoding protocadherin-19 isoform X3; this encodes MQTKEMELIQLIAVFLLFCVGAEAVINLKYGINEEMKPGSVIGNVTKDALKQGFQIAPQPPYLRVISNSEPRWVELSPAGILTTQMKIDRDVVCRQNPKCIISLEVMSNSMEICVIKVEIEDLNDNAPRFPTSHIDIEISENASPGTRFPLEGASDPDSGIFGVQSYSITPNELFGLEIKTRGDGSKIAELVVQKSLDRETQSHYTYEISAEDGGDPPKIGAVQLNIKVIDSNDNNPVFDEPVYTVNVMENSPINTLVIDLNATDPDEGTNGEVVYSFNSYVTEKTRDAFKIDPRTGIITVNGVLDYETTQIYEIDVQAKDLGPNSIPAHCKVTVNVMDTNDNPPVISLLSLNTEMVEVSENAQRGYVIALVRVSDKDSGANGKVQCRLQGNVPFRLQEYESFSTILVDGRLDREQKDTYNLTIQAEDSGIPPLRATKSLVVKVTDENDNPPHFLKPHYQEMVMENNLPGSCLLAVSAEDPDLGMNGTVSYSIVPGEIKHMDVNTYVSINPSGRIYSMRSFDHEYTRTFDFKVLARDNGNPSLSSNATVRIVVLDVNDNTPVMTNPPLVNGTAEVSIPRNTGVGYMVTQVKADDYDEGENGRLTYTISEGDRAFFEIDQVNGEVRSTRMFGENAKSTYEITVVARDHGKPSLSASAYIVVYLSSDLNAQEPIGPVNLSLIFIIALGSIAAILFVTMIFVAVKCKRDNKEIRTYNCSFFYLRRVAEYSYGNQKKSSKKKKLSKNDIRLVPRDVEETDKMNVTENYSIDSSYVNSRAHLIKSTSTFKDLEGNSLKDSGHEESDQTDSEHDVQRGHYVDTAVNDVLNMTVPPNVCQLPDQDPGEGFHCQDECRILGHSDRCWMPRVPIPARAKSPEHARNVIALSIEATTVDVPHYEDGTTKRTFATFGKDGPEDVERGEIKGKRTQESQVCSPKANGGAVREAGNGREAASPITSPVHLKSPVSKPSSAYNTLKCRDAERIANHSLLRQPEGKDSEPAVREINTLLHDGRDKESPSSKRLKDIVL
- the pcdh19 gene encoding protocadherin-19 isoform X2 encodes the protein MQTKEMELIQLIAVFLLFCVGAEAVINLKYGINEEMKPGSVIGNVTKDALKQGFQIAPQPPYLRVISNSEPRWVELSPAGILTTQMKIDRDVVCRQNPKCIISLEVMSNSMEICVIKVEIEDLNDNAPRFPTSHIDIEISENASPGTRFPLEGASDPDSGIFGVQSYSITPNELFGLEIKTRGDGSKIAELVVQKSLDRETQSHYTYEISAEDGGDPPKIGAVQLNIKVIDSNDNNPVFDEPVYTVNVMENSPINTLVIDLNATDPDEGTNGEVVYSFNSYVTEKTRDAFKIDPRTGIITVNGVLDYETTQIYEIDVQAKDLGPNSIPAHCKVTVNVMDTNDNPPVISLLSLNTEMVEVSENAQRGYVIALVRVSDKDSGANGKVQCRLQGNVPFRLQEYESFSTILVDGRLDREQKDTYNLTIQAEDSGIPPLRATKSLVVKVTDENDNPPHFLKPHYQEMVMENNLPGSCLLAVSAEDPDLGMNGTVSYSIVPGEIKHMDVNTYVSINPSGRIYSMRSFDHEYTRTFDFKVLARDNGNPSLSSNATVRIVVLDVNDNTPVMTNPPLVNGTAEVSIPRNTGVGYMVTQVKADDYDEGENGRLTYTISEGDRAFFEIDQVNGEVRSTRMFGENAKSTYEITVVARDHGKPSLSASAYIVVYLSSDLNAQEPIGPVNLSLIFIIALGSIAAILFVTMIFVAVKCKRDNKEIRTYNCRVAEYSYGNQKKSSKKKKLSKNDIRLVPRDVEETDKMNVVSCSSLTSSLNYFDYHQQSLPLGCRRSESTFLNVENQNSRNAAPNHGYQHPFTGQGHQQPDLIINGMPLPETENYSIDSSYVNSRAHLIKSTSTFKDLEGNSLKDSGHEESDQTDSEHDVQRGHYVDTAVNDVLNMTVPPNVCQLPDQDPGEGFHCQDECRILGHSDRCWMPRVPIPARAKSPEHARNVIALSIEATTVDVPHYEDGTTKRTFATFGKDGPEDVERGEIKGKRTQESQVCSPKANGGAVREAGNGREAASPITSPVHLKSPVSKPSSAYNTLKCRDAERIANHSLLRQPEGKDSEPAVREINTLLHDGRDKESPSSKRLKDIVL
- the pcdh19 gene encoding protocadherin-19 isoform X1 → MQTKEMELIQLIAVFLLFCVGAEAVINLKYGINEEMKPGSVIGNVTKDALKQGFQIAPQPPYLRVISNSEPRWVELSPAGILTTQMKIDRDVVCRQNPKCIISLEVMSNSMEICVIKVEIEDLNDNAPRFPTSHIDIEISENASPGTRFPLEGASDPDSGIFGVQSYSITPNELFGLEIKTRGDGSKIAELVVQKSLDRETQSHYTYEISAEDGGDPPKIGAVQLNIKVIDSNDNNPVFDEPVYTVNVMENSPINTLVIDLNATDPDEGTNGEVVYSFNSYVTEKTRDAFKIDPRTGIITVNGVLDYETTQIYEIDVQAKDLGPNSIPAHCKVTVNVMDTNDNPPVISLLSLNTEMVEVSENAQRGYVIALVRVSDKDSGANGKVQCRLQGNVPFRLQEYESFSTILVDGRLDREQKDTYNLTIQAEDSGIPPLRATKSLVVKVTDENDNPPHFLKPHYQEMVMENNLPGSCLLAVSAEDPDLGMNGTVSYSIVPGEIKHMDVNTYVSINPSGRIYSMRSFDHEYTRTFDFKVLARDNGNPSLSSNATVRIVVLDVNDNTPVMTNPPLVNGTAEVSIPRNTGVGYMVTQVKADDYDEGENGRLTYTISEGDRAFFEIDQVNGEVRSTRMFGENAKSTYEITVVARDHGKPSLSASAYIVVYLSSDLNAQEPIGPVNLSLIFIIALGSIAAILFVTMIFVAVKCKRDNKEIRTYNCSFFYLRRVAEYSYGNQKKSSKKKKLSKNDIRLVPRDVEETDKMNVVSCSSLTSSLNYFDYHQQSLPLGCRRSESTFLNVENQNSRNAAPNHGYQHPFTGQGHQQPDLIINGMPLPETENYSIDSSYVNSRAHLIKSTSTFKDLEGNSLKDSGHEESDQTDSEHDVQRGHYVDTAVNDVLNMTVPPNVCQLPDQDPGEGFHCQDECRILGHSDRCWMPRVPIPARAKSPEHARNVIALSIEATTVDVPHYEDGTTKRTFATFGKDGPEDVERGEIKGKRTQESQVCSPKANGGAVREAGNGREAASPITSPVHLKSPVSKPSSAYNTLKCRDAERIANHSLLRQPEGKDSEPAVREINTLLHDGRDKESPSSKRLKDIVL
- the pcdh19 gene encoding protocadherin-19 isoform X4, which codes for MQTKEMELIQLIAVFLLFCVGAEAVINLKYGINEEMKPGSVIGNVTKDALKQGFQIAPQPPYLRVISNSEPRWVELSPAGILTTQMKIDRDVVCRQNPKCIISLEVMSNSMEICVIKVEIEDLNDNAPRFPTSHIDIEISENASPGTRFPLEGASDPDSGIFGVQSYSITPNELFGLEIKTRGDGSKIAELVVQKSLDRETQSHYTYEISAEDGGDPPKIGAVQLNIKVIDSNDNNPVFDEPVYTVNVMENSPINTLVIDLNATDPDEGTNGEVVYSFNSYVTEKTRDAFKIDPRTGIITVNGVLDYETTQIYEIDVQAKDLGPNSIPAHCKVTVNVMDTNDNPPVISLLSLNTEMVEVSENAQRGYVIALVRVSDKDSGANGKVQCRLQGNVPFRLQEYESFSTILVDGRLDREQKDTYNLTIQAEDSGIPPLRATKSLVVKVTDENDNPPHFLKPHYQEMVMENNLPGSCLLAVSAEDPDLGMNGTVSYSIVPGEIKHMDVNTYVSINPSGRIYSMRSFDHEYTRTFDFKVLARDNGNPSLSSNATVRIVVLDVNDNTPVMTNPPLVNGTAEVSIPRNTGVGYMVTQVKADDYDEGENGRLTYTISEGDRAFFEIDQVNGEVRSTRMFGENAKSTYEITVVARDHGKPSLSASAYIVVYLSSDLNAQEPIGPVNLSLIFIIALGSIAAILFVTMIFVAVKCKRDNKEIRTYNCRVAEYSYGNQKKSSKKKKLSKNDIRLVPRDVEETDKMNVTENYSIDSSYVNSRAHLIKSTSTFKDLEGNSLKDSGHEESDQTDSEHDVQRGHYVDTAVNDVLNMTVPPNVCQLPDQDPGEGFHCQDECRILGHSDRCWMPRVPIPARAKSPEHARNVIALSIEATTVDVPHYEDGTTKRTFATFGKDGPEDVERGEIKGKRTQESQVCSPKANGGAVREAGNGREAASPITSPVHLKSPVSKPSSAYNTLKCRDAERIANHSLLRQPEGKDSEPAVREINTLLHDGRDKESPSSKRLKDIVL